In Kaistella faecalis, a genomic segment contains:
- a CDS encoding 4'-phosphopantetheinyl transferase family protein: MPLYRDFSDQNATILLWKFDEHEDLDPEILLEKENFEKVKDYHPTKLKELLLVRKILKSQLPEHKILYNGRAPYLDPPDFQISITHSFPFAALAISKNKVGIDIEPFNPKIIRIRHKFLHDEEAGFIEPDKETAYLTVIWSLKESLYKIHHSNYWSLKKHYEVKPFSLDFPFNIVCRVHDETVSDLYSARVEFFGNYCLTIVD; the protein is encoded by the coding sequence ATGCCTTTATACCGAGATTTTTCTGATCAAAATGCCACCATTCTTCTCTGGAAGTTTGATGAGCATGAAGACCTGGATCCGGAAATTCTGCTCGAGAAAGAAAATTTTGAGAAAGTGAAGGATTATCATCCCACTAAACTTAAGGAATTGCTGCTGGTAAGAAAAATCCTGAAATCACAGCTGCCTGAACATAAAATTCTATACAATGGGAGAGCGCCCTATCTTGATCCTCCGGATTTCCAAATATCCATTACCCATTCGTTTCCGTTTGCGGCGCTTGCAATTTCTAAAAATAAAGTGGGGATTGATATAGAGCCTTTCAATCCGAAAATCATCAGGATTAGACATAAATTTCTTCATGACGAAGAAGCTGGTTTCATCGAACCGGATAAGGAGACTGCCTATCTTACCGTGATCTGGTCGCTGAAAGAGAGTTTATACAAAATACATCATTCCAATTACTGGTCTCTTAAAAAACATTACGAAGTAAAACCTTTCAGTCTCGATTTTCCTTTCAATATTGTGTGCCGCGTACATGATGAAACGGTTTCTGATCTTTACAGCGCACGGGTAGAATTTTTCGGGAATTACTGCCTAACGATTGTAGACTGA
- a CDS encoding DUF1826 domain-containing protein, giving the protein MSEFGDHSNIKVCSTFGEIANTNFHGSKNAFCWERTLDGDFSEIVSKLCLHEDITQVSEEDLQQLELTEKGSLARKIILNDLKLLTDCGAQPSLNLLKCYERDDEFSFISTDVYSYHVDRSPIAADTFLCTYHGASSDILPNEDAIQKIMIPEIREKLRELHDGHEDSFETFLTENFFDLHYQAKPDANPISLGNGHLWRLAVDHPFQEVLPCIHRAPVENNHEYRLLLIS; this is encoded by the coding sequence ATGAGCGAATTCGGCGACCACAGTAATATTAAAGTATGTTCAACTTTCGGAGAAATTGCAAATACCAACTTTCACGGAAGTAAAAATGCTTTTTGCTGGGAGCGGACTCTAGACGGAGACTTTTCTGAAATTGTAAGCAAACTGTGCCTTCATGAAGACATTACCCAAGTTTCAGAAGAAGATCTTCAACAACTGGAATTAACGGAAAAAGGAAGTCTGGCAAGAAAGATTATCCTGAATGATTTAAAACTGCTTACCGATTGCGGAGCCCAGCCTTCACTTAATCTTCTGAAATGTTACGAACGTGATGACGAGTTCAGTTTTATTTCAACCGACGTATATTCTTATCATGTTGACCGCTCCCCCATTGCGGCTGATACTTTTTTGTGCACGTATCATGGTGCCTCAAGCGACATCTTGCCCAATGAGGATGCCATACAGAAAATCATGATTCCCGAAATCAGGGAAAAACTCAGAGAGCTACACGATGGTCATGAAGATTCCTTTGAAACCTTTCTGACAGAAAACTTCTTTGATCTTCACTATCAGGCAAAGCCGGATGCTAACCCCATCAGTTTAGGAAACGGGCATCTCTGGAGGCTGGCGGTAGACCATCCATTTCAGGAGGTTTTGCCATGTATTCACAGGGCTCCTGTCGAAAACAATCACGAATATCGTCTACTTCTGATCAGTTGA
- a CDS encoding FUSC family protein, translated as MNYATELRKFATSQYIFSAVRITLAIVVPSIILAYFGLLKEYFLFPLATSFVGLTDQPGPFIRRRNALIFAIICFFSVSVIATLLKDFPPIIYLEIIFFGMFFSMIGVYGQRLAAVGSLSLVVLAIFIDGHLSDGNVVKNSLIFVAGSACYLLVFLVVSKIQPYKLAGQMIGENYLELGDYLKIKSKFYLPDPDFDALYLQVISQQVKIKNLQEETRETVFKTRKIVNESTTTSRLLMLMFLNSIDLHEKLMTSESDYRKIQESFGDTGFLKSVSEYLSNLAEELSNIGIALQSGTKAKSLRNLDDELDAVFDEYFDLRNKKLNPETLEDFMILRIILVRITDITDEINTMYKVFMQDQKLAKSLSTGLDLQKFVTADEKMNFKVLRNNISLKSGHFRHSIRITLALLIGYLISKLDFLGIGHSYWILITIVAILKPAYSTTKHRNLLRLYGTAIGAVLAYGILLTVTSNTVLFTLLLLSMIMCFSFLKAKYFWAVLFMTIYIFLTFNFLNPGNVNNIFRDRIFDTALAGVVAFAVSYFVLPVWEHTQNLDFMKKSAKSNLKYFKAAMDFFKDESIGIQDYKLKRKDAIIDLANLSDNFQRMISDPKNQQKKMEHVHQFVNTAHLITAYIASFSQYSKTAKDYPEIDFDSWTRKISAELLRTSLILEQKKFNRAIVEESNLKPEDSVGKLLEKRKKEISESEIINRRDPNRITRLTELKNLSEILELIYDVAKEQRKGAEKLDPELQSTIVRQ; from the coding sequence ATGAACTATGCTACAGAACTCAGGAAATTCGCTACCAGCCAGTATATTTTTTCGGCAGTGCGGATTACTCTGGCAATTGTAGTTCCCAGCATTATTTTAGCATACTTCGGGTTACTGAAAGAATATTTTCTTTTTCCTCTCGCAACGAGTTTTGTAGGACTTACCGATCAGCCCGGCCCTTTTATCCGTAGACGTAACGCTCTTATATTCGCCATTATATGTTTCTTTTCAGTTTCTGTAATTGCCACATTACTGAAGGATTTTCCTCCCATCATTTATCTCGAAATTATTTTTTTCGGTATGTTTTTCTCCATGATCGGCGTTTATGGGCAAAGGCTGGCAGCTGTAGGATCCCTTTCTCTTGTTGTACTGGCAATTTTTATCGATGGCCACCTCAGCGATGGAAATGTCGTAAAAAACTCCCTCATTTTTGTGGCGGGCTCTGCTTGTTATTTACTTGTTTTTCTGGTAGTTTCAAAAATACAGCCCTATAAACTTGCAGGCCAGATGATTGGCGAAAATTACCTTGAACTTGGCGATTATCTCAAAATAAAATCAAAGTTTTATCTTCCTGATCCAGATTTCGATGCACTCTACTTACAGGTTATTTCCCAACAGGTAAAAATTAAAAATTTGCAGGAAGAGACGCGCGAAACAGTTTTTAAAACCCGAAAAATAGTAAACGAATCCACTACCACAAGTCGGCTTCTTATGTTGATGTTTCTGAATTCTATTGATTTACACGAGAAATTAATGACTTCTGAAAGTGATTACAGAAAAATTCAGGAAAGCTTCGGCGATACCGGTTTTCTGAAATCGGTGAGCGAATATTTATCAAACCTTGCTGAAGAGCTTAGCAATATCGGGATTGCGCTGCAGAGTGGTACAAAAGCAAAATCCCTGAGGAACTTAGATGACGAACTTGATGCTGTTTTTGACGAGTACTTTGATTTACGGAATAAAAAATTAAATCCGGAGACGCTCGAGGATTTTATGATTCTGCGGATTATACTGGTGAGGATTACAGACATCACAGACGAGATTAATACCATGTACAAAGTGTTTATGCAGGATCAAAAACTGGCCAAGAGTCTTTCTACCGGTCTAGACCTGCAGAAATTTGTCACCGCTGATGAAAAAATGAATTTCAAGGTACTTCGGAATAATATCTCCCTGAAGTCTGGCCACTTCCGGCATTCAATCCGCATTACGCTTGCACTGCTCATCGGCTATCTTATTTCGAAACTGGATTTTCTGGGAATTGGTCACTCTTACTGGATTTTAATTACCATAGTCGCCATTCTGAAACCAGCCTACTCTACCACCAAACACCGGAATCTTCTGCGTCTGTACGGAACGGCAATAGGTGCGGTGCTGGCTTATGGAATTCTTCTAACAGTTACCAGCAATACCGTATTATTTACCCTTCTTTTGCTGAGTATGATTATGTGTTTCAGTTTTTTGAAGGCCAAATATTTCTGGGCGGTGTTGTTTATGACGATTTATATCTTTCTCACTTTCAACTTCCTGAATCCGGGAAATGTCAACAACATCTTCCGGGACAGGATTTTTGATACTGCGCTTGCCGGCGTTGTAGCTTTTGCTGTTTCATACTTTGTTCTGCCGGTTTGGGAACATACCCAGAATTTGGATTTCATGAAGAAATCTGCAAAAAGTAATCTGAAATATTTTAAGGCTGCCATGGACTTTTTTAAAGACGAAAGCATTGGAATTCAGGATTATAAACTGAAAAGAAAAGATGCTATCATTGATTTGGCTAATCTTTCCGACAATTTTCAGCGGATGATTTCGGATCCGAAAAATCAGCAGAAAAAAATGGAACACGTACATCAGTTTGTGAATACTGCACATCTGATTACCGCCTATATTGCTTCGTTTTCACAATATTCAAAAACAGCTAAAGATTACCCCGAAATCGATTTCGACAGCTGGACGCGAAAAATTTCAGCAGAACTTCTACGGACCAGTCTTATTCTCGAGCAGAAAAAATTCAACCGTGCTATTGTTGAGGAAAGCAATCTGAAACCTGAAGATTCAGTAGGTAAACTGCTGGAAAAAAGAAAAAAGGAGATTTCGGAGAGCGAAATTATAAATAGACGGGATCCCAACAGAATTACGCGCCTTACCGAGTTAAAAAATCTGAGCGAAATCCTGGAACTTATTTATGATGTTGCCAAAGAGCAGCGAAAAGGTGCTGAAAAATTAGACCCGGAACTTCAGTCTACAATCGTTAGGCAGTAA
- the ahcY gene encoding adenosylhomocysteinase — METTTQYVPYKVKDISLAEWGRKEIKLAEAEMPGLMAIREEYGPSQPLKGARIAGCLHMTIQTAVLIETLVALGADVTWSSCNIFSTQDHAAAAIAAAGIPVYAWKGMNEEEFEWCIEQTVFFGEDRKPLNLILDDGGDLTNLVFDKYPELTKDIKGLSEETTTGVHRLYERMANGTLVMPAINVNDSVTKSKFDNKYGCRESAVDAIRRATDIMLAGKRVVVCGYGDVGKGTAASFRGAGSIVTVTEIDPICALQASMEGFEVKKLESVVDNADIIITTTGNFNIVRAEHFAKMKDKTIVCNIGHFDNEIDMAWLNETYGSTKYEVKPQVDVYNIEGREIIILAEGRLVNLGCATGHPSFVMSNSFSNQTLAQIELWTNASAYGNEVYTLPKHLDEKVAALHLKKLGVELETLSPEQAKYIGVTVEGPFKPEYYRY; from the coding sequence ATGGAAACAACTACACAATACGTGCCTTACAAGGTAAAGGACATTTCCCTTGCAGAATGGGGCAGAAAAGAAATTAAATTAGCGGAAGCAGAAATGCCTGGTTTAATGGCCATCCGTGAAGAATACGGACCGTCTCAACCTTTAAAAGGCGCAAGAATTGCGGGTTGTCTTCACATGACGATTCAAACTGCCGTTCTTATCGAGACTTTAGTAGCGCTGGGAGCTGATGTTACCTGGTCTTCATGTAATATATTCTCGACTCAGGATCACGCTGCCGCAGCGATTGCCGCTGCAGGAATCCCGGTTTACGCATGGAAAGGAATGAATGAAGAAGAATTTGAGTGGTGTATCGAGCAAACCGTATTTTTCGGTGAAGACAGAAAGCCTCTGAACCTCATCCTGGACGACGGTGGAGATTTAACCAATCTTGTTTTCGATAAATATCCTGAATTGACAAAAGACATCAAAGGACTTTCAGAAGAAACTACTACAGGGGTTCACAGATTGTACGAAAGAATGGCGAACGGAACTTTAGTGATGCCGGCCATCAACGTAAACGATTCGGTAACCAAATCTAAATTCGATAACAAATATGGATGTAGAGAATCTGCGGTAGACGCGATTAGAAGAGCAACAGATATTATGCTTGCTGGTAAAAGAGTGGTTGTTTGTGGTTACGGAGATGTTGGCAAAGGAACTGCAGCTTCTTTCAGAGGTGCCGGTTCTATCGTTACCGTTACTGAAATCGACCCAATCTGTGCGCTTCAGGCTTCTATGGAAGGTTTTGAGGTGAAAAAACTTGAAAGCGTGGTAGATAATGCAGACATTATCATCACGACTACAGGAAACTTCAACATCGTTCGTGCTGAACATTTCGCGAAGATGAAAGATAAAACCATCGTTTGTAACATCGGTCACTTCGACAACGAAATCGATATGGCATGGTTGAACGAAACCTATGGTTCTACAAAATATGAAGTGAAACCTCAGGTTGATGTTTATAATATCGAAGGCAGAGAAATCATTATTCTTGCAGAAGGCCGTTTGGTGAATCTGGGTTGCGCAACCGGTCACCCAAGTTTTGTGATGAGTAACTCATTCAGTAACCAGACTTTGGCTCAAATTGAACTTTGGACTAATGCTTCAGCTTACGGCAATGAGGTATATACATTACCGAAACATCTGGATGAAAAAGTAGCAGCTTTACACCTGAAAAAATTAGGTGTTGAACTTGAAACACTTTCGCCTGAGCAGGCTAAATATATCGGTGTAACAGTTGAAGGACCATTCAAACCGGAATACTACAGATACTAA
- a CDS encoding tetratricopeptide repeat protein, with product MKKFYFLFFLLFLSRFHFAQAVSSHPLENEIKHWQIISNNASLSRDTVVLKQKLTELAMSKADIDHVLYHALLGKGYSNIFDGLNKAGDRHFKASIKKAKKLKDPAIMIWAELCYGDYLYKYRDMTGALPVFMDASSQIEKINPEKMLFPGNSFKKIGYYMGTIGDSPEAISYLKKALDFTENNTSDYAEFLDNIGLYYLASHDYTNAESYFSKASVIAKDIKDDIRYAKTLGNLGRIQEIRGNLKAAIHLLQRDISISEKLGADQNTMFAYTVLTRMLLKNNMLKEAEEAALKAEVIAKTKHYFQNTELEIIKLKLEIYVQQNRPVEELAARRKMKILEDSLKYKDGDLALSQAKLMAQKTRYRYQIEKADAELKRESLITKIALAIAGIGLFLLLFNFFYSKKREGRRQTIFEARIGAHEQEKVLYEEKLERAQQTLRSQVEYLKKKNFHIQQLTSEIEEMRNSGLLHLEEEHGKLHEILESHLMTEQNWQMFRREFQKEYPDFYQTLKTEFPEVTPANLRIILLQKMGFSSSEIASLLGITQDAVKKSRQRLKRKLGDKYDQLFSIVFSES from the coding sequence ATGAAAAAATTTTATTTTCTCTTTTTTCTCTTATTTCTAAGTAGATTTCATTTTGCGCAGGCGGTGAGTTCACATCCGTTAGAAAACGAAATCAAGCATTGGCAGATCATTTCAAACAACGCCAGTTTAAGTCGCGATACTGTGGTTTTGAAACAAAAGCTTACTGAGCTTGCCATGAGCAAGGCCGACATCGATCACGTATTATACCATGCACTATTAGGAAAGGGTTACAGCAATATATTCGATGGATTAAATAAAGCCGGAGACCGTCATTTTAAAGCTTCCATTAAAAAAGCAAAAAAACTTAAAGATCCCGCCATAATGATTTGGGCTGAGCTTTGCTATGGCGATTATCTTTACAAATACCGTGATATGACGGGTGCATTGCCCGTATTTATGGATGCATCTTCCCAGATTGAAAAAATAAACCCTGAAAAAATGCTCTTTCCGGGTAATTCTTTCAAGAAAATAGGGTACTACATGGGAACTATTGGAGATAGCCCTGAAGCCATTTCTTACCTCAAAAAGGCTTTGGATTTTACAGAAAACAATACTTCCGACTATGCCGAATTTCTCGATAATATCGGTCTGTATTACTTGGCTTCACACGATTATACCAATGCTGAAAGTTATTTTAGCAAAGCATCTGTTATAGCGAAAGATATTAAAGACGACATCCGCTACGCTAAAACTTTGGGGAATCTCGGTCGGATCCAGGAAATCAGGGGAAATTTAAAAGCGGCTATTCATTTGTTGCAGAGAGATATCAGTATTTCCGAAAAGTTAGGTGCAGATCAGAATACCATGTTTGCATATACTGTTTTGACCAGAATGCTGCTAAAGAACAATATGTTGAAAGAAGCGGAAGAGGCCGCGTTAAAAGCCGAAGTAATTGCTAAAACAAAGCACTATTTTCAAAATACAGAACTGGAAATCATTAAACTTAAACTTGAGATTTACGTTCAGCAGAACAGACCCGTAGAAGAGTTAGCAGCCCGGCGGAAAATGAAAATACTGGAGGATTCTCTGAAATATAAAGACGGAGATCTTGCCTTAAGTCAGGCAAAACTTATGGCGCAGAAAACCAGATACCGCTATCAAATCGAGAAAGCTGATGCAGAGTTAAAAAGAGAATCGCTGATCACGAAAATTGCTTTGGCAATAGCCGGAATTGGACTGTTCTTACTCCTCTTCAATTTCTTTTACAGTAAAAAAAGGGAGGGTAGACGCCAAACCATCTTTGAGGCCAGAATCGGCGCACATGAACAGGAAAAAGTCCTGTATGAAGAAAAGCTTGAACGTGCCCAACAGACCCTGCGCTCACAGGTCGAATACCTGAAAAAGAAAAATTTTCACATCCAGCAGTTGACCAGTGAAATTGAGGAAATGAGAAACTCGGGATTATTGCATCTTGAGGAAGAACATGGTAAGCTTCATGAAATACTTGAGTCACACCTGATGACCGAACAAAACTGGCAAATGTTCAGGAGAGAATTCCAGAAGGAGTATCCCGATTTTTATCAAACCCTGAAAACCGAATTTCCCGAAGTAACGCCAGCAAATTTGAGGATTATTCTGCTGCAGAAAATGGGCTTTAGCTCGTCGGAAATTGCGTCGCTTCTTGGGATCACTCAGGATGCAGTGAAGAAATCGCGACAGCGGCTGAAAAGAAAGCTTGGGGATAAGTATGACCAGCTTTTCAGTATTGTTTTTTCAGAATCCTAA
- the porV gene encoding type IX secretion system outer membrane channel protein PorV codes for MKLTKKLFLGLGLGLSVAAYSQVQPVLTGAPFLRISPDARAGGMGDQGVATTTDAFSQFWNAAKYPFSKTTSAIGVNYTPYMSKLTNDVFLLYGAYHQFLGDEERSTISASIYYFNMGAVDLTKLVGTEVVQEGTAKPNEFSIDVAYGLKLSDYYSMAVTGRFIRSDLSGGFNSDNTLKPANSFAVDVSGYFQSDKHTSINDFEGRARGGFSIQNLGPRLDYTGDDESRSYLPTMARLGAGYDLFIDDLNRVGLNFEASKLLVPGPDKTGNVPNVGVIEGIGKSFSNEKSTMFSGAVEYEYDNAFALRGGYFHESEEQGARQYATVGVGLKYQSFGLDMSYLINTSKVNSALDNTLRFGLTWNIGEESSNSDY; via the coding sequence ATGAAATTGACTAAAAAACTATTTTTAGGATTAGGATTAGGATTGAGTGTCGCCGCTTATTCCCAGGTTCAGCCGGTTCTTACCGGTGCCCCTTTTCTCAGAATTTCTCCGGATGCACGCGCAGGAGGCATGGGTGATCAGGGGGTAGCAACCACTACCGATGCATTTTCCCAGTTCTGGAATGCTGCAAAATACCCGTTCAGTAAAACCACGTCCGCTATCGGGGTTAACTATACACCGTACATGAGTAAACTGACCAATGATGTTTTCCTTTTATACGGAGCATATCACCAGTTTTTGGGCGATGAAGAAAGATCAACAATCTCTGCAAGTATTTATTATTTCAACATGGGTGCAGTGGATTTGACAAAACTTGTAGGGACTGAAGTGGTGCAGGAAGGTACAGCCAAACCAAACGAATTCTCTATCGATGTGGCCTATGGTTTGAAACTTAGTGATTATTATTCCATGGCGGTTACCGGTAGATTTATCCGCTCAGACTTGTCCGGAGGTTTCAACTCAGACAACACCTTGAAGCCCGCAAATTCTTTCGCAGTTGATGTATCTGGTTACTTTCAGTCTGATAAACACACAAGTATTAATGATTTCGAAGGCCGTGCAAGAGGAGGTTTTTCGATTCAGAATTTAGGTCCGAGACTTGATTATACAGGTGATGACGAATCCAGATCATATCTTCCTACCATGGCAAGATTGGGGGCGGGTTACGATCTTTTTATTGATGATTTAAACCGTGTAGGTTTGAATTTTGAAGCGTCTAAACTTTTGGTTCCGGGGCCTGACAAAACAGGAAACGTACCCAATGTTGGGGTGATCGAAGGAATCGGAAAATCATTTAGCAACGAAAAAAGTACCATGTTCAGTGGCGCGGTAGAATATGAATACGACAATGCATTTGCACTAAGAGGAGGTTATTTCCACGAAAGCGAAGAACAGGGAGCCAGACAGTATGCTACCGTAGGTGTAGGATTAAAATACCAGTCTTTCGGATTGGATATGTCTTACCTCATCAACACTTCGAAAGTAAATTCAGCACTGGATAATACCTTGAGATTCGGATTAACCTGGAATATCGGTGAAGAATCTTCCAACTCTGATTATTAA